CTTGTTGGCCTTGGTGTCTGGCAGTGGAGGAGGTTTGCTTGTTACGGTCTTGGTGGTGGGAGTGGTGACTGGAGACATTGTGTATGAACCTCTGTTCTGCGTAGGACCACCACCTGTGGCTGAACTCTGATTTTCGGAATGGTTTTCCACAGTTTTGGTAGATATGAAGATTGTTGGTTTTGTCGGACTTGCAGACAGACGCGGAGTCTCGTGCGTGCTCCTGAGagctgttgatgatgttgttgtGTCTTGGCTTTGGGAGATGCTGGTGACCACTGGAGGTGCACTCATAGATTTGGTGGTTGAGCTGCTGGCTTCATTGATTACAGTCACTGGCTGCAGTGATGTGACTGGGTCTTCTGCATCAGTCTTTTCCTGCGTAGATTCTGTTGAATTCTTGGATTGAGCCAGGACGAAATTACTTGAAGTTGTTGCAGAATGTGTTTGACTATAGGTTAGTACATGTTTTGTGCTTGGTTTCATAGTTAGCGCCTCTGTTGGAGTTGCGTCGCCTGGGATGGATGATGTGGAATGGAGTCTTGAGGCGATTGTTATTGAAGTTTGTGAACTTGGCATGGCTGTGTTTGTGGATGTGGGGACACGGAGTGAAGCAGTGCTGGAATGTGCTGCAAGTTTCTGTTGGCTGGGCAGATTATTCTGGACTGTGATGCTGGTTTCAGTCATCGTCACATGCTGGCTAGATGTCACCGTGTCGCTTTCCGTCTGTGGCAGCACCCAAATTAAAACTAGGCTGACAAATAAAATTTTCATTGTTTTAATTTCTCTTGTCAGTTTGCAGTGCCTTTGTGCCTGGAAGAgagaagaattttttttaaatgtgttccaTAATATAAAATCTGTTGCTACAGTTGAGGCAAAAAATATACTAAAAGGTTAATTTAGTACAATCCGTTACAATCTACTCCatataaagttatttaaaaataatagttGCAAGATAGATTTATTTCAGGGGTCAGCTGTTTGCATCCTGCACACCAAGATGAATGTCTCTTTAAAAGCCTGAAAGATTCCAGAAGTACGCAAAGATTTattataaaatattttaaaaggtTTTCAATGACTAACAAGCAATAGCTGGAAAGTATTATCTACAGAAGGGGAGGCCTGCAgaaaaagtttgggaaccactgcatTATCTGCTGCTAATGTGAGGGGTGGGGTAGAAGGAGTCTGTGAGGTAACTGCATAGGGAATACAAAGTTACTTGTGGGATTGATCAGGTGCATCAAagagccttttttttctttttaatgtaaGATTTGGATTGATTTGACAACTGCCAGAATAAATATTTGAATAAGATGGAATATGTGCAGTTACAGAAAATCCAGATGTTTCTGAAAAGTGTCTGTTAATTTGTTTGCTCGACTGTATGCTTtctattggggaaaaaaaaaagttaaagcagTTTGAGGAAACTAGGCAGTGTTGCGAAATGTGAGATAATGTTTTGCATTATTTCCTCAAAGTGCCTCTCAAAATAGACGATGTGGTTTTAAGAATTCATGTTTGGTAAAAAAGTTGTCCAGTTATTTTTACTCACCAGTGATAGCCtggtccataggtatttggacattGACACTGTGTTTGAGACACCTGTACACCACCAGGatggagttgaaattaaacaatccAGATGTGCTTGTCGTGAAGgtattcagctttaattcaacctGTTTAACAAAATAATCACATTAAATATTCAGGAAGtcaccatttttatacacagtccctctgtTTTAAGAAACCATAAGTAATTGAACAGACTAAATATAAGGAATATTGTTGAcacaaatgatcacttttacagccttaGACGAATCAGGGTGGTACTTCTAGCAAAAATGTAGTTCAAATCGTACATCTTCTTTTCAATAAATTCCTTCTCTTTGCCACTCCACCTTGTGTAACTGCAACAGCCAAAAGCTGCACcgtgcagtttctccagtcacaaccgcaaagcctataactccttcagagttgtctgggtgttgtGGTGTTTTTTCTCTTGTCTCCTTGTGCAGTCACGACTCCAGAAAGGTTTATCACAGAGTAGCataatgttttttgtatttcttaatggctgaaatattcagtgacttggatatGTTCATGTTCATTTAAAGAAAACTGACTTCCTATGTGATGTTTGTATCAAAAGTAATCTTTGTATTTAGTTTGTCAAATTACTTACTGGCTTTGAAAATGTAGGCATAATGTGTACAAATGGTTGTAGCTTCTAAATGATCATTATGATATTTTCATTCGACCCCTTGATTCAAGCTGAAGGTCTACACAAAAGGCACATCTTGATCGCTTCATTTAAACGCTGCTGTGGTGATGAACAAAAATTGCCACtggtcaaatacttatggacatgggtGCATTATTCACTCTGAAAAAAACACTGGTGCAAATCTCTACAGTAAAAcaacaatataaatataaaatagcaacaaaaatgcaacaaaaagtCTCATCACATCACATTATATCTCTGATACCCCTTCACACCCACTTATAATAAAATATCCCTTTCATATTTACAACAAAATCtaaggttgttttgtttttcacttttttcatCATTAAATATGCGTGTCTGCATGTAGATTTGTGTTAGTAATATATATTTGTGTATACTTTAACTATTTTTGATGCCAGTGTCAGCTTAAAATCACTAGAGATATGATGCAAAGTCAAGGTTATATGGATAATTGAAATCATTAAAATGTACTTACAATTGACCTTGTTTAGATAATTCCTATAACCCATTTGTGAAGACATTTCAAACTACGTATAGTTTGTCCATTAACCGAACGATGTTACGACATACACTCCATCCTCTCTGACAGGAGGTCCGTTGAAGGAAAATGGTAACTGGAGGCGCAGAGAGATTTCTCTGTTAATCTTGCATCACTTGCAGGAAGTATGGGTTGTGAAACTGGTGACAGTCATGTGTGTTCTCAACTCGCTTCTGCTCAGCATATAGGCTTTTGCCAATACGCCCTTTACTCTGAATTTCCCACAAAAATAGTTTGCAATCACAGTGAAATCAAAAATTAACTGCTCAATCTGTCACATAGATAGTTATAAATATATAGCTGTCTATGTCTCTGTCTACACACAGAGTACAGAATTTAAAAAGTACTCAGAAATGAATGCAAACAAGCAccagtggccttggtggccaccaggccAAAAGCCTTTGGAATGAAAGAAACTGGCAAATGaggtaaacttaaaaaaaaaacatatgttgAGTGggacagagagagaaggaagaagtgtctgcttcttCATCCTGTTGTGGTTAACACCAAACTGAGTCAAGAGTGGTCCCCAAATGCAAGGTAGCCAAGACACAAGAGGTAGGGCAAATCAAGAGTCTTTAATAATTCCAAAATGGCAGTGACAAAGACCAAAGTGActaaaaaccaaaagacagaaagagagataAGGTGCGACAAAAGGCATCTGTCAAAAAGGTGTCAGTGGAATTGACTTACAAACTGTGGAAGCACTTGTGGAGACAGAACAAGACGAGTGGCAGAGAATGCAGGTGAGACATTCAGTCGACCGGTAATCAACAAGCTAATGTGAGTGGCTTATAAGGACTAACTAAATAATCTACAGGTGCTGTAATCAGGACAGGCTGACACATGAACCAACGAAGATGGAACACAACAGGGCAGCAACACACAACATGACCCAGACCTAGAGACCAAACTCGGTACGAGGGCGCGACCCTCACAGATAACAGCTGTCAAAGCACCACTCTTGGCTGTCTGTTGTTGCCCTGACAACCGAAGCGTGGCTGCGGACCTGGAActaacaagaaagtgaaaacacagaaaaaaaataacgACTCAGTGCAACTGAAACGGAACATGAGTGCAACAATACACAGGTCATCTACAAGAACCTGGACTAACACGGGAAAGATGAGCATACTACATCTGATCGTGGGGACCGGGATCTCGAACACGGTGGAACAGACATATACCACGCATGGCTGACAGTAAACCATGGCAACCGTATATGACGGGGAAAACAGAAGACAGATAGGACTTTCACCCAAGAAACTGCATACACACCAGCACTCGCATGCAGGGCTTACTCACAATCACACCAAAGGAGGctgaacacacactcacacaagagACGGACATGCCCTGACACACGCATAGATACGGGCGCGCACGCAACCCACGTACTCAAACCCTCAGGAGCATTATAATTAGCCTTGCTTTAGCCTAGCAATTTTCCTCGCTGCAGTTCTGGCTGTCCCACAAACTGCAAATAACTCAAATGCCGAGTAATGTGAAGGTTATTCCTTATCTTTATTGGAGCATGGTCTGTTGAAGAGCACAATTTATTAATTTTGCTCATGCTCTTTTTTTCCTAGAGTAGTTAGCATCCAGCCTAAttctgcattactgccaccttctgctggGGAGTGTGGATCAGACAGTACCTCAATCAGATGAGTTTACAGAACAGATTTCAGTTGTCACAACTATCTTGTGGTGTGATAATGCAGTATATTTTTGTCATCTAAGTAGCTTTGAAATATAAGTCACAGGATCAGCCAAACAAATGATAATAAAATCCCCCACTACTTATGGTCTGGCAAATGTGGTATATCCGGGGGTCTCCAGTTATGGCCCTCTGGTTTCTCTCATACAGTTTCCCTTACCAGTGGCTGCCATTGTGGGCATTGGCTTCTGATTGGTGTGGTTTGGTGGGCCTACTGTTATCCTCAGGAAGTGGGGGTCAGGGTGGGATTGGTTAGAGGCAGCAGTGGTGGGGATGCTGTGCCTCAGAGCTGTCGTTGGATGGCCTCTGGGTTGTATGGGGTCACCTCCCTTGCAGCTGGAGTTGGTGTGTGCCTGGCACTGGTGACTGGGGTTGGCCTCTGTATTTGCTCTGTTGTGGCATTCAGACTGAAGGTTCAGTGCAAATCGCTGCTGAAATATTATAAATGTGTACATTCTTAATGATATGAGCCAACTGGGACTCATACTGGAGTGAAATATACAGTCAGTGGGGTTAAAAAATGATCACCCTTCCTTAATAGATTCAGTTAAAAATGAACATTATAATCCTCATGAAGGGAGGATTAATTACTGTTGCTGACTGTTGTATTCTGCTGCATTAATTTTATGTAGGTGTACCTAATGGAACAGCATGTGAGTGTCCCAAAAAGTGTCATTTGGAAAAACTTAACATTGAGCTCTGCCAGGTGTGAGAACTGCTTCATATGTATTTCTGTCTTAGTCCTCCTTCTTGATAACAGTGACACCTGAGAATTCAACCTGTGACTACAGGTCAGCCATCGACCCATTGAACTTGAAATAAAACAGGAACATCACCTTGATTATTTGCAAATTGGCTGCCCTTGGTACTAGATCTCTTCTGAAGATTCTTGGGTGGTGCTGATATGTCTGTGCATGTAACTCTAGTATTGCTGCACCCTTAATCACATTTTCATCATTGTGATATAAGCATGCACAATAACCACATCACAAAAGACAGCCTGAGATCCAAAAAATTAGGAAAAACTTTATTTCCATGTTATAACACACGGTAAGTTTTGACCATGATTTGACTCAACGTTTTCGCATTGAGTCGAGCCAGTAGTTCATCATTTGAATTTATAGTCAAACTGGTATGTCCGGGGAAATGGAAGAGCCAGTAATTATATTGGTTCTGTTACGGTTCGCGCTGAATCAGAGTCAAATTGAACCCCAAaagcaggcagccaggacacaGAGGTGAAGGTGCAAAAACCACGGTGCTTTAATCATCCAGAGTGACAAACAATCAAACTCAGCAGTGATGAGATGAgcatacaaaaaatgttcaaaccAGGAGACAGGGTGGAGATCACAGGGGAGGTACAAGGAGCTGACTAAACTAAGAGTTGGCAGGAACACAGCGGagaaaaatgacacaaaaatatTTACAACAGGTGACCACAGAAAGGAATAACATACGTAACTTAGACAATCGACCAGCAACTGAACAGAGAAACAGGTGCGGCTTTTAAACAAACTGAACTAATTAACAACAGGTGTGAAGATTAAAAAGGCCCGTGAAAACCCAAGGAAACACAAACATCTGACAGTACGTGGAAATAAAACCTAACAGTGAACATGACCAaagacaaacaaccaaaacacacaTCAAGTGATAAAATGCAACTGCAGATGTTGCCAAATTTCTGCCCTTCCCCACCAATAGCTGGAGTTCATCCATTTATTTggccaaataactaaaataagcaACTGACAGATAACATTTAGAAAACTGCAGCTGGCACCAACAGCCTACCTGCCATCACAGGAACGCAGAAATGAAAGGCACCAGACCATGGGGAAAGCCCAACCGCCAGAAAGCGACCAAAAGACAGGTGCTCTCTGCTCATCTGTATACGACATTCTCCCATAGCATTTGGCTGGAACAGGACACCAGCTGAAAGTCACCGGGACCAATTACTATATCCTGCTACATGTGCAGTGTGGGGACAATGTAATGAGGCATGGCATCCTGAGTCATGAATGATTGTGAGGAGTTGCATCTCTGCCACATAGCCCCAAAACTGTAGGCGCAGCCACATGGGCATGAAGGAGGGCCCAGAGCCATAGTAGCATCAGAAGGCAGAGCACCCTCAACTTAGTAGGAGGGGACACGCAAACTGGTGGGATCATTACTCTGTATTACCAGGAGGCGAGAAGCCAGAATGCAATGAGAGGGTGCACTCAGCTACCCACAGCAGCAGTGCCAGGACCATGTGATATAGGACAATGACCCCCAAGACCAGATGGGACCTGAGACCACAAAGAGCAAGTGACTGTCCCACCTGGGACCATGGGCGAACAGCAACCGCAAGCTCCACTGCACCCCCTTATGGCAAAGATCCCTGCACCAGAGCCAATGGGAGGGGTCACCTCCAGCCACTGGCTCCTGGCATGCACCGACACCTGCCGCATGGGGGGCCCAGAGGGCCTGGACATCACTGAGGCACACCACCTGAATCACCAACCCCCAGCTGACCAGAGACCCTGCGGCCTGTGTCCAGAGGTCTCTGGTCAGCCCTCACACACCCCTCCAACCCCCTGCGGGGACCACACTCCCACTATCCAGGCTTCTCCAAGCCTCTACTAACTATCAACCCACTCCTCTGTGTTATGTATTGAGTGTGGTTATGTTTAATATTTGGGCAGGGACCAGGGGCAACAGTGAGTTAAACTGCTCCCTCTTGACCCTGCGATCCAAGGATTGCCACAGTGAGGAATGATGTTTGGGTGCCAATGTTGATGTGTATGGCATGTATGCCAAAAGTGCTGTAATTATGCAATTAAATTTGTAATGTAGGAGGGGCAAATACACCTCAGTGATATAGGGAGGCAGGAGGCTGAGCAATCCTTCTGTCCCCTCATCCTCCATCATGACCAACTCAAGCTCCATTTGTCTTTCATGGAATGAGTTTGTGTCACATGAGTACTTACCTTTGGAGACTCTCTTATGGTACGTTGACATTTAACATTGATTTCAACAATGACTCATTTATGTTTGCTATTATAGGTTCCTGTCTGAACTCTGAAACTGCAAGACAGAGAACAATGATGAGCTGGTCTTTACCAGTAAACCGTTATCTGTACAGTCACAGGGTCacgataacacacacacacacacaacacataaatATCACACGCTATGACAGGATGGCGGCACTCTCTGCAGAACGCTTGTTCTGTTTCTGTATGACAGTCTCATTCTTGCAAGAAGTAAACTTCCAGACGTTGTCTCTGTATTTTTGCCTCAGTGTTTAATTCTCACCTGGATAAGAAAAATTCCATAACTCGGACGAGAACTGTCACTTACGTGCCAGCTatagcattttggccatgtggtgcatttctctgggcatgatccagtatgcaggtacctcagtgttgaggatgccAGCTGCTTGAGATGTCCAACGGGATGGCCACATGGCACCTACCTGCAATATATAAATGCCTACTTTTGAAGGATGGGGgatagactggttgtctgcctgtgtggttccCATCCAGGAACTAGGGTGGTTCACTGGAGGTGTGGTGAATGCTGCGATGTGTTGCACCTGAACCTGCTCACAGACCAGACATATAACTGCCCCAAATCAGTAAGTTATTGTTGCAAcataaaattatttaaaagaaaTTACCATTTTCTTGGAATTTAGATTTTCTTGTCATCATTACCTGTGCTATTCCCAAAAAATTGTCACATTGTTTTGTgactggatggatatatatatactttCTAGAAGGCTTCACAATTTGTCATTGAAATATGTTTTCAGCACAGAGGAGACATTCACATTTTGCTCAAAAACAGTTTATTTCAAACTGTCCGTTCAAGCTGGCCCATTATCTTTTGCATACAAGTTATGAAACTCCAGTTTAGATGATAAAATCTGCAGGTAAGACTTAAACAGATGAAGTGAAATTCAACAGAACTATATTACAAAGTGTGGTACCAGACCCAGCTTTCTTTCAACATGACAGTAAACGTTTCCTTTCAGAAGAACATACTTTGTGTAAAGTCTTGGAATGAATATTGGAATTTGTTTCATACTTTAGAGGTTTGTGTTGGTAATGTCTTTCTATCATATCTGTTATATTAAGGCAGTTTTACGTTAGTCTACGATTTTCGCGGGCATAGTGGCCTCACGAGCACagttgccaagaaatgcctccagtgtgcgagagttttgtttacttctggtttggtcgttgtcatgaactatacagcctttgttttgttaactggctttattaacatttacggacacataTATACCGGTACTGTAGAATGATGTGATTAGCTCTTAGTAGTTCTTCTACACTTCTGTCAAGCGTTCTTGTGCACACAACGCAGCTCAGTGTAACAGCAacacccggtggctaatgtgagaactgtcacaaacacatcatgacagtcgtcaaacaaaaaccatggccaaaagcagaggacgtttcccttttggaggaatacgagcgACGTAGGAGTGCTCATGAGTGTTTCATCAAGTggcggtacatgatagctgccatttttgaggtaagacactgaagttttgtcagctaaaataagattagcctcctctgtagcgggttaaaaactttagtcggataACGTGAAACTTTAGCCCACTCAGCTCTTTGTGCAACGGCTaacgtcaaaaaattagtcaactaagtgagttcatTCGACTTATGAAACTGGGTCCAGGTCTGACAGGTAGCAACATACATCAAACATGCCTACAGGAAAATGAACACAAAGGGCTTTGAATGAAGTAAGCTGAGTTAGAAACAGGACAGAGCTTTAACCCACTGGTGACTGGGTATTTTGAGTATGTTTCCTGTATTGAAATATGAGATGAATTTTATTCCTCACACTACAAGGGGCATGTTCTCCACATCTCTGGGAACTTCCAGACAGGAGTCCCTGGATGTGGAGCTCTGCATCTGTACACCACGGTCTTCCAGATCAAATTCCACGGCTGTGGCCTTGCCGGCCTCTCTTTCTGCTCCGTCTTCCTTCTCAGCCTGCATTTTTTCACCCTGCCTCTCCATCTCACTGTCTGTTCTCACTTCCTCAAGCATGACACTGGAGTCACATGGCCCAACCAGCCCGACAACCTCAGGCTGGTCAGTTCCCCAGTAGCCTGTACCACTCACCAAGTCCATGTTAGAACGAGAGGGCCGAGGGGCACGAACCTGGCGTTGAATGTAACAAACTTGGCATGCTAACACCACGGTGGTGACCAGCAGACAGATAATCAATCCCCCTGCTGAAGCCAAAGCAATCAGCCCCATTTGAGTGTCAATCAAGCAATCAGCACCACTGGTGTTGTTGGAGACATCATCGGATTGTGTGAGGTCAGTGGTCATGTCCGGCTCCATTCCTGGTGTTGGCCCACTGCTTAGATTTTTGGTTGTGTAATAATGCGTGTGTGCTGTAGACAGGTCTTGGTCTGTGTCAGTAGGACAGACTGACAGCTGGCTGAGGAGTAACAGGCAGAGGGAAGTTCTGGGGCCATCCATTATTCTCTGAAATTAAAGGATTAGGAAGTTTGAAGTTAAAAAATGAAATGGTGCTTCATATCAATTTCACCTCAAGTTGCAACAAACCTTCATAAGAGAAAATATATTCTGCTTTCACAGTTTCTGCTCTCAAGACACTAAATTAGCTGCATTGTACATGAGCAAATGATGATTTAAATCCATGGCTCTGCAGGAAAATAATCACTGGCTTTGGACAAATCCTCCATTGACTGTTAAAATCCCCCTGAAAAATTTAAGGGTCAACAACAAACAGATGGACCCAACCCAAAGTCACTTAGGCAGGACACAGTCAAAACCAGTTCACAATTCCATTCACCACAACGGTTTAGCTTCTCGTCTTTG
The sequence above is drawn from the Thalassophryne amazonica chromosome 4, fThaAma1.1, whole genome shotgun sequence genome and encodes:
- the LOC117508746 gene encoding mucin-5AC-like isoform X1, coding for MSKYLWTRLSLAQRHCKLTREIKTMKILFVSLVLIWVLPQTESDTVTSSQHVTMTETSITVQNNLPSQQKLAAHSSTASLRVPTSTNTAMPSSQTSITIASRLHSTSSIPGDATPTEALTMKPSTKHVLTYSQTHSATTSSNFVLAQSKNSTESTQEKTDAEDPVTSLQPVTVINEASSSTTKSMSAPPVVTSISQSQDTTTSSTALRSTHETPRLSASPTKPTIFISTKTVENHSENQSSATGGGPTQNRGSYTMSPVTTPTTKTVTSKPPPLPDTKANKGVKHGDIVAGVIGGALVLMMVGFLVIFIKKHRFQKQQISTEWAGPSPFLENTPDSDRAALRSSNRISLSSFLPQRLSRRMPSLQELDELTEINANSSFGVQHQEVTAESKGSDDCAHGSNVSAIAIPEMKTTSASEPVENTSLNSPQSNEPQSMNHDSQGPLLTKEDTTNGSVENPAAQLKDGLD
- the LOC117508746 gene encoding mucin-5AC-like isoform X2, with protein sequence MKILFVSLVLIWVLPQTESDTVTSSQHVTMTETSITVQNNLPSQQKLAAHSSTASLRVPTSTNTAMPSSQTSITIASRLHSTSSIPGDATPTEALTMKPSTKHVLTYSQTHSATTSSNFVLAQSKNSTESTQEKTDAEDPVTSLQPVTVINEASSSTTKSMSAPPVVTSISQSQDTTTSSTALRSTHETPRLSASPTKPTIFISTKTVENHSENQSSATGGGPTQNRGSYTMSPVTTPTTKTVTSKPPPLPDTKANKGVKHGDIVAGVIGGALVLMMVGFLVIFIKKHRFQKQQISTEWAGPSPFLENTPDSDRAALRSSNRISLSSFLPQRLSRRMPSLQELDELTEINANSSFGVQHQEVTAESKGSDDCAHGSNVSAIAIPEMKTTSASEPVENTSLNSPQSNEPQSMNHDSQGPLLTKEDTTNGSVENPAAQLKDGLD
- the LOC117508747 gene encoding uncharacterized protein LOC117508747 — its product is MDGPRTSLCLLLLSQLSVCPTDTDQDLSTAHTHYYTTKNLSSGPTPGMEPDMTTDLTQSDDVSNNTSGADCLIDTQMGLIALASAGGLIICLLVTTVVLACQVCYIQRQVRAPRPSRSNMDLVSGTGYWGTDQPEVVGLVGPCDSSVMLEEVRTDSEMERQGEKMQAEKEDGAEREAGKATAVEFDLEDRGVQMQSSTSRDSCLEVPRDVENMPLVV